One genomic region from Proteiniborus sp. DW1 encodes:
- a CDS encoding PucR family transcriptional regulator, with the protein MGRQNGITIEDALNMEYMKNCKLIAGFKGIRNTISKVNVMADPDILSWVDEGELLLTTAYSFKKDNIEEQKKLIKECAKKKLAGIGIKIYPYLESLSEEVISLADDLNFPIIDLYYATPLSDIMTPLFNDIFNRQAYLLKKIEKIYEQFMDAMLRGANTSQIVKLISDSIKNPIYVRFEYPEEIIIEFDSVDDSVKELLLENADKCFSPISERYKEKKLEESNELIGGKYIKRMVFPIVAKDSIYGHIVAWSTNTPLGGYDLSVLEIASTTMALEILKALSVKEVENRYKSEFFDDLISLEERRVEKALERASFFNFGKKDKFVSITLKIKNNDEASKRVDMASGQTQQHITKIHDLIERNIIKQMGLNAIVVSKTERIQILLCLKKDTQLEALLEEINKNFLDIINKFKDLDFRIGIGRAYEGLENFNYSYLDSIKAIKTGRILNDNIITSFENLGIFKILCQDNIENELIKFYDSTLKPLVEYDEKKSTELVKTLSAYFDNNGNLKKMSDSLFTHYNTVLYRIQRIKDITNMDLENPNDRLNLEIALKIKQLLNK; encoded by the coding sequence ATGGGTAGACAAAATGGTATTACTATAGAAGATGCTTTAAATATGGAATATATGAAAAACTGCAAGCTTATAGCAGGGTTTAAAGGAATTAGAAATACAATATCTAAAGTAAATGTTATGGCAGACCCTGATATTTTAAGCTGGGTAGATGAAGGCGAGCTTTTATTAACCACAGCCTATTCTTTTAAAAAAGATAATATAGAAGAACAGAAAAAGCTTATTAAAGAGTGTGCTAAGAAGAAATTAGCAGGTATAGGCATTAAAATATATCCATATTTAGAGTCTCTTTCAGAGGAAGTAATAAGTTTAGCAGATGATTTAAACTTTCCTATAATAGACCTATATTATGCTACGCCACTTTCTGATATAATGACTCCCTTATTTAATGATATATTCAATAGGCAAGCTTATCTACTAAAGAAGATAGAAAAAATATATGAACAATTTATGGATGCCATGTTGAGGGGAGCCAATACAAGCCAAATAGTTAAACTAATAAGCGATAGTATAAAGAATCCTATCTATGTTCGATTTGAATATCCAGAAGAAATAATTATTGAGTTTGACTCTGTGGATGATTCAGTGAAGGAGCTTCTACTTGAGAATGCTGACAAGTGCTTTTCGCCAATTTCAGAGAGATATAAGGAAAAGAAACTAGAAGAAAGCAACGAGCTAATAGGAGGAAAATATATAAAAAGAATGGTATTTCCTATAGTTGCTAAGGACAGTATATATGGACATATAGTTGCTTGGTCTACAAATACTCCCCTAGGAGGATATGACTTATCTGTACTTGAAATTGCATCTACAACTATGGCCCTCGAAATATTAAAGGCGCTTTCAGTTAAAGAGGTTGAAAATAGATATAAATCAGAGTTTTTCGATGACCTGATTTCACTGGAAGAAAGAAGAGTAGAGAAGGCACTAGAGAGAGCATCATTTTTTAACTTTGGTAAGAAGGATAAATTTGTAAGCATAACTTTGAAAATAAAAAACAATGATGAAGCCTCTAAAAGGGTAGATATGGCATCTGGACAAACACAGCAGCATATTACAAAAATCCATGACCTGATTGAAAGAAACATCATTAAACAAATGGGGCTCAATGCAATAGTTGTAAGTAAAACTGAAAGAATTCAAATACTTCTATGTCTAAAAAAAGATACACAATTAGAGGCGTTATTAGAAGAAATCAATAAAAATTTCTTAGACATTATTAATAAATTTAAGGATTTAGATTTTCGAATAGGAATTGGAAGAGCCTATGAAGGACTAGAGAACTTTAATTACAGTTATTTAGATTCAATTAAAGCTATAAAAACAGGAAGAATATTGAATGACAACATAATCACCAGCTTTGAAAATCTAGGTATATTTAAGATATTATGTCAAGATAACATAGAGAATGAATTAATCAAATTCTATGACTCTACTTTAAAACCTTTAGTTGAATATGATGAAAAAAAATCAACTGAACTTGTTAAGACTCTTAGCGCTTATTTTGACAACAATGGAAACTTAAAGAAAATGTCCGATTCCCTATTTACTCATTATAATACGGTTCTATACAGAATCCAAAGAATAAAAGATATAACTAATATGGACCTTGAAAATCCCAACGACCGACTTAACTTAGAAATAGCACTTAAAATTAAACAGTTATTAAACAAGTAG
- a CDS encoding cyclodeaminase/cyclohydrolase family protein: protein MLVEKTVKDFVAAVASNEPAPGGGSVSALASSLGAALTSMVGNLTFGKKAYNALEENQRAQLDTNFEKVVKHVERLNELIDEDTTAFNDYMAALKLPKETDEEKAARKAAMEEALKKAMEVPLDAARESLEVLKLQKVFADYGNPNAITDVGVGALLACAGLEGALFNVLINLGGISDQNYVAEIRKQCDALLKEGKDLKEETLKVVYSKL from the coding sequence ATGTTAGTAGAAAAAACAGTTAAGGATTTTGTTGCAGCTGTAGCAAGCAATGAGCCTGCTCCAGGTGGTGGAAGTGTATCAGCGCTAGCAAGTAGTTTAGGTGCAGCTTTAACTTCAATGGTAGGAAACTTGACTTTTGGAAAGAAAGCTTATAATGCATTAGAAGAAAACCAAAGAGCTCAATTAGATACAAACTTTGAAAAAGTTGTTAAACATGTTGAGAGACTAAACGAATTGATTGATGAAGATACAACAGCATTTAATGACTATATGGCAGCATTGAAGTTACCAAAAGAAACAGACGAAGAAAAAGCTGCAAGAAAAGCTGCAATGGAAGAAGCTTTAAAAAAGGCTATGGAAGTTCCTCTTGATGCAGCTAGAGAGTCATTAGAAGTATTAAAACTACAAAAAGTATTTGCAGACTATGGGAATCCAAATGCAATCACTGATGTGGGAGTTGGAGCATTATTAGCGTGTGCAGGCTTAGAGGGAGCACTATTTAACGTTTTAATTAACTTAGGTGGAATAAGCGACCAGAATTATGTAGCGGAAATCAGAAAGCAATGTGATGCATTACTAAAAGAAGGTAAAGACCTTAAAGAAGAAACATTAAAAGTAGTTTATTCAAAACTATAA
- a CDS encoding nucleobase:cation symporter-2 family protein, protein MSTTMTNKKIISGTKEKIDSAAGSSNLLYKIEDRPPLSVAILLAFQNIIAAFGGIVAVPLVVAGALGLSVQDTAFMVSAAIFVAGIATFIQTKGIWKIGARVPCIMGTDFTFVAPSIAVGSTAGLAGMFGATILGSFVEMILSRFLKPLMRFFPPVVTGTVVTLIGLTLLPVSMDWAAGGVGSADYGSLTNIVISMVVMIIIILLNRYAKGILSSASILVGIVIGYIICYPLGMLDFTAVKEASWIAFPSIFKYGIDFNPVHVIPFIAAYLVTSIETVGCLMAIGEACETELSGEQLSAGLLADGIGSFIAGFFGAGANTSFSQNVGLIPLTRVASRYVVIVAGVILGLLGLFPKFSTLIAIMPNPVLGGAGIVMFGVVAASGIKTLSKVKGNNRNLLIIAVSIGLGLGTTMRPDFLANLPGVLQSIFSSGISTGTVVALLLNIILKEEKDTEEVSA, encoded by the coding sequence ATGAGTACAACAATGACAAACAAAAAAATAATTAGCGGTACTAAAGAAAAAATTGATTCCGCTGCTGGTAGCTCTAACTTACTTTACAAAATTGAGGATAGACCACCTCTTTCTGTAGCTATTCTTCTTGCATTTCAAAATATTATAGCTGCCTTTGGTGGTATCGTAGCCGTTCCTTTAGTTGTTGCAGGAGCACTAGGGCTTTCTGTTCAGGACACCGCTTTCATGGTAAGTGCAGCAATATTTGTAGCAGGTATTGCAACATTTATTCAAACAAAAGGTATTTGGAAAATTGGTGCTAGGGTTCCTTGTATAATGGGAACAGACTTTACTTTCGTTGCGCCTTCTATCGCAGTTGGTTCTACTGCAGGACTAGCTGGAATGTTTGGTGCTACAATACTAGGTTCCTTTGTAGAAATGATTTTAAGCCGTTTCTTAAAGCCACTTATGAGATTTTTCCCGCCTGTAGTTACAGGAACAGTTGTTACACTAATAGGTTTAACATTACTTCCTGTTTCAATGGATTGGGCAGCAGGTGGAGTTGGATCAGCTGACTACGGTAGTCTTACAAACATAGTTATATCAATGGTAGTTATGATTATAATAATTTTATTGAATAGATATGCAAAAGGTATATTAAGCAGTGCTTCTATATTAGTAGGAATAGTGATAGGTTATATAATCTGTTATCCTTTAGGTATGCTGGATTTCACTGCTGTAAAAGAAGCAAGTTGGATAGCTTTCCCAAGTATATTTAAGTATGGAATAGATTTTAATCCTGTTCATGTAATTCCATTTATAGCTGCATATTTAGTTACATCTATAGAAACAGTAGGTTGTCTAATGGCTATAGGAGAAGCTTGTGAAACAGAATTATCAGGAGAACAATTAAGTGCAGGTTTATTAGCTGATGGTATAGGAAGTTTTATAGCAGGTTTCTTTGGAGCTGGTGCTAATACTTCATTCAGCCAAAATGTAGGACTTATTCCTCTTACAAGAGTTGCAAGTAGATATGTGGTAATAGTAGCAGGGGTTATTCTAGGGTTACTAGGTTTATTCCCTAAATTTAGTACACTAATTGCAATCATGCCTAATCCAGTTTTAGGAGGAGCAGGTATTGTAATGTTTGGTGTTGTTGCAGCATCTGGTATTAAGACTCTAAGTAAAGTTAAAGGAAATAACCGTAATCTGTTAATAATAGCAGTTTCTATTGGACTAGGATTAGGTACAACAATGAGACCTGATTTCTTAGCAAATCTACCAGGTGTTCTACAAAGTATTTTCTCATCAGGAATTAGTACTGGTACAGTAGTTGCACTTTTATTAAACATAATATTAAAAGAAGAAAAAGATACTGAAGAAGTTAGTGCATAG
- a CDS encoding formate/nitrite transporter family protein, with protein sequence MSKSFLAPNEIAESTINVGIKKANNSTINMLILGILAGLYVAFGGHADITIMQTFSKIDLGLAKFLGAAVFPVGLLLVLVAGAELFTGNCLMTMALSDKKITLKQMLKNWSLVYFGNFIGSIIFAAALVYVGAYKAGTPMTETAFSIATGKMTASVGQIIVKGIFCNILVCLAVWMSFGAQDISSKAVAIWFPVMTFVMVGFEHSVANMFFLPLAKFAGYDITWGQMLFHSIIPATIGNIIGGAVIVALLYYVVYIVPQRKADAKVKSRA encoded by the coding sequence ATGTCAAAATCATTTTTAGCACCAAACGAAATTGCTGAATCTACCATCAACGTAGGAATTAAAAAAGCAAATAATTCTACAATTAACATGCTTATTCTAGGAATACTTGCTGGGCTCTATGTTGCCTTTGGAGGTCATGCTGATATAACTATCATGCAGACATTTTCTAAAATCGACCTAGGTCTTGCTAAATTTCTTGGTGCTGCAGTCTTTCCTGTAGGGTTATTGCTAGTACTTGTTGCTGGAGCTGAGCTTTTTACAGGTAACTGTCTCATGACAATGGCTTTATCTGATAAGAAAATTACATTAAAACAAATGTTAAAAAATTGGAGTCTTGTTTATTTCGGAAACTTCATTGGCTCTATTATATTTGCAGCAGCTTTAGTTTATGTAGGCGCGTATAAAGCTGGTACTCCAATGACAGAAACTGCCTTTTCCATTGCCACTGGTAAAATGACTGCTTCAGTTGGTCAAATAATTGTAAAGGGTATATTCTGTAATATTTTAGTTTGTCTTGCAGTGTGGATGTCATTTGGAGCACAAGATATTTCTTCAAAAGCAGTAGCTATATGGTTCCCAGTAATGACATTTGTAATGGTTGGGTTCGAGCATAGTGTTGCAAATATGTTTTTCTTACCACTTGCTAAATTTGCTGGTTATGATATAACTTGGGGACAAATGCTGTTTCATAGTATAATACCTGCTACAATAGGCAATATTATAGGTGGTGCAGTGATTGTTGCTTTATTATATTATGTAGTATATATAGTACCTCAACGCAAGGCTGATGCAAAAGTTAAATCGAGAGCTTAG
- a CDS encoding MoaD/ThiS family protein: protein MNVEVRLFATFREGREKKQVLTLAEGTEISEVLNRLNINVEEVSILLLNGIDGPVDRRLNDGDVIAIFPPVGGG, encoded by the coding sequence ATTAATGTGGAAGTAAGATTATTTGCAACTTTTAGAGAAGGAAGAGAGAAAAAACAGGTCTTAACACTAGCAGAAGGTACAGAAATCTCTGAAGTATTAAATCGACTAAACATAAATGTAGAAGAAGTAAGTATTCTTTTGCTTAATGGTATTGATGGTCCTGTAGATAGAAGATTAAATGATGGTGATGTTATTGCAATATTTCCTCCGGTAGGAGGAGGATAG
- a CDS encoding aldehyde ferredoxin oxidoreductase family protein has translation MYGYMGKVLRVNLSERKVQTEELDLKVAQKYLGSRGLGVKTLIDEIDPKIDPFSPDNKFIIAAGALTGAPVPTSGRYMVITKSPLTGGIAIANSGGKWGADFKATGHDMIIFEGKADKPVYLCIEDDKVEIRDAAHVWGKTTEEVTKILQDEVKDSKVLCIGPAGEKLSLIASVMNDVDRAAGRGGVGAVMGSKNLKAVVVKGTNKINLYDEERVKNVSSQKIKILREDPVAGQGLPTYGTAVLVNIINENGVLPVKNFQESYTADADLISGETMTEKYLVKKNACFRCPIACGRVVKLADGTVVGGPEYETIWSFGADCGVFDYNAINEANMLCNEYGLDTISTGATIAAAMELYQRGYIKDEEIEADGLSLKWGDPKAITGWVKKMGLKEGFGEKLAQGSYRLAKSYGVPELSMTVKKQELPAYDPRGIQGHGINYAVNNRGGCHIKGYMINPEILGYPEKLDRLAKEGKPAYTKVFHDLTAVIDSIGLCLFTTFGLGLNDYVEMYNAVCGDIYNGETLLEAGERIWNLEKLFNLRAGISSSEDKLPKRLTEDPIPEGPSKGHVHHLGELLPQYYAARGWDENGIPTEETLKRLGLEDYIKYLGLVEA, from the coding sequence ATGTACGGCTACATGGGAAAAGTTCTAAGAGTAAATTTAAGCGAAAGAAAAGTTCAGACAGAAGAGTTAGACTTAAAAGTAGCACAAAAGTATTTAGGTTCTAGAGGTCTAGGAGTAAAGACTCTAATAGATGAAATAGACCCAAAGATAGATCCTTTTAGCCCAGATAATAAATTTATAATAGCTGCAGGGGCTTTAACAGGAGCACCAGTTCCTACAAGTGGAAGATACATGGTAATTACTAAATCTCCATTAACAGGTGGAATAGCAATAGCTAACTCTGGAGGAAAATGGGGAGCGGACTTTAAGGCAACTGGCCATGACATGATAATTTTTGAAGGTAAAGCAGATAAACCAGTTTATTTATGTATTGAAGATGATAAGGTTGAAATTCGAGACGCAGCTCACGTATGGGGAAAGACTACAGAGGAAGTCACTAAGATTTTACAAGATGAGGTAAAGGACTCAAAAGTACTTTGTATAGGTCCTGCTGGAGAAAAACTTTCACTTATTGCTTCTGTAATGAATGATGTGGATAGAGCAGCAGGTCGTGGAGGAGTAGGAGCAGTTATGGGCTCTAAAAATCTTAAGGCTGTAGTAGTAAAGGGAACTAATAAGATTAACTTGTATGATGAAGAAAGAGTGAAGAATGTATCATCTCAAAAGATTAAGATATTAAGAGAAGACCCTGTAGCAGGTCAAGGATTGCCAACTTATGGTACAGCTGTACTAGTAAATATTATAAACGAGAATGGTGTACTACCAGTAAAGAACTTCCAGGAGTCTTATACTGCTGATGCAGATTTAATAAGTGGGGAGACAATGACAGAAAAATATCTAGTAAAGAAAAACGCTTGCTTTAGATGCCCTATAGCTTGCGGTAGAGTTGTAAAACTAGCTGATGGCACTGTAGTAGGTGGACCAGAGTATGAAACTATTTGGTCTTTTGGCGCAGACTGTGGAGTATTTGACTATAATGCCATAAATGAAGCTAATATGCTTTGCAATGAATATGGATTAGATACTATATCTACTGGAGCGACTATAGCTGCAGCTATGGAACTATATCAAAGAGGATATATTAAGGATGAGGAAATAGAGGCTGATGGACTAAGCTTAAAATGGGGAGATCCAAAGGCGATTACAGGATGGGTCAAGAAAATGGGATTAAAAGAAGGATTTGGAGAAAAGCTAGCACAAGGTTCCTATAGATTAGCTAAATCTTATGGAGTGCCAGAGTTATCTATGACAGTAAAAAAACAAGAGCTTCCTGCATATGACCCTAGAGGAATTCAGGGACATGGTATAAATTATGCAGTAAATAATAGAGGAGGATGTCATATTAAAGGATATATGATTAATCCAGAAATCCTTGGGTATCCAGAGAAGCTTGACAGATTAGCTAAAGAAGGGAAACCTGCATATACTAAAGTATTCCATGACTTAACAGCTGTTATTGACTCTATAGGTTTATGTCTATTTACTACCTTTGGGTTAGGGCTTAATGATTATGTAGAAATGTATAATGCAGTTTGTGGAGACATATATAATGGAGAGACCTTACTTGAAGCAGGAGAAAGAATATGGAACCTAGAGAAGTTATTTAATCTAAGGGCTGGTATATCTAGCTCAGAAGACAAGCTTCCAAAGAGATTGACAGAGGATCCAATCCCAGAAGGACCATCTAAGGGGCATGTTCATCATTTAGGTGAGTTATTACCTCAATATTATGCAGCTAGAGGTTGGGATGAAAATGGTATACCAACAGAAGAAACACTTAAGAGGCTTGGATTAGAGGATTATATAAAATACTTAGGCCTTGTAGAAGCTTAG